A DNA window from Labrys wisconsinensis contains the following coding sequences:
- a CDS encoding DUF1656 domain-containing protein: MINDLDLFGVYVPGALVLACLAFALQLVLRRLLAWAGAYRLVWHPAPFDVALFVILLSGLAALTQRFVS, translated from the coding sequence ATGATCAACGATCTCGACCTCTTCGGCGTCTATGTGCCCGGCGCGCTGGTGCTGGCCTGCCTCGCCTTCGCCCTGCAGCTGGTCCTGCGCCGGCTGCTCGCCTGGGCCGGCGCCTACCGCCTCGTCTGGCACCCCGCCCCGTTCGACGTGGCGCTGTTCGTCATCCTTCTCAGCGGCCTCGCCGCGCTCACTCAACGGTTCGTGTCGTGA
- a CDS encoding efflux RND transporter periplasmic adaptor subunit has product MKRFLSVLGRVLLTLVVVAAAAGAGWRAWDTYMNEPWTRDGHVRADVVGVTPDVSGLVSEVLVRDNQAVHRGDVLLRIDRQRFELALQLAEAAVAGQKASLDQARRDAVRYQQLGRDVASQQKIEQAQAAQATAEASYAQALANRDIARLNLERSEIHAPANGIITNMSLNPGDYVTAGKAVMALVDSDSLRVEGYFEETRLARIRLGDPVEIHLMGQAATLTGRVESIAGGIEDRERSDGSSLMASINPTFSWVRLAQRVPIRIKLDPVPEGVRLVAGLTATVAVKPAG; this is encoded by the coding sequence GTGAAACGCTTCCTCTCCGTCCTCGGACGTGTCCTTCTCACCCTCGTCGTGGTCGCGGCCGCCGCCGGCGCCGGCTGGCGCGCCTGGGACACCTACATGAACGAGCCCTGGACCCGCGACGGCCATGTCCGGGCCGACGTGGTCGGCGTCACGCCCGACGTCTCCGGCCTCGTCAGCGAGGTGCTGGTCAGAGACAATCAGGCCGTGCACAGGGGCGACGTGCTGCTGCGCATCGACCGGCAGCGCTTCGAGCTGGCGCTGCAGCTCGCCGAAGCGGCGGTGGCGGGCCAGAAGGCGAGCCTCGACCAGGCCCGGCGCGATGCGGTGCGCTACCAGCAGCTCGGCAGGGATGTCGCCTCCCAGCAGAAGATCGAGCAGGCGCAGGCGGCGCAGGCCACCGCCGAGGCCTCCTATGCCCAGGCCCTGGCCAACCGCGACATCGCCCGCCTCAACCTCGAGCGGTCCGAGATCCACGCGCCCGCCAACGGCATCATCACCAACATGTCGCTCAACCCCGGCGACTACGTCACCGCCGGCAAGGCCGTCATGGCGCTGGTCGACAGCGACAGCCTCCGGGTGGAGGGCTATTTCGAGGAGACGAGGCTGGCGCGCATCCGCCTCGGCGACCCCGTCGAGATCCATCTGATGGGGCAGGCCGCGACGCTCACCGGCCGTGTCGAGAGCATCGCCGGTGGCATCGAGGACCGCGAGCGCAGCGACGGCTCCAGCCTGATGGCCAGCATCAACCCGACCTTCAGCTGGGTGCGCCTGGCCCAGCGCGTGCCGATCCGCATCAAGCTCGACCCGGTGCCGGAGGGCGTGCGCCTGGTCGCCGGCCTCACCGCCACCGTCGCCGTCAAGCCGGCAGGCTGA
- the hrcA gene encoding heat-inducible transcriptional repressor HrcA, whose translation MSAMTLVTSGELAQLNERSREIFRQIVESYLATGEPIGSRNISRLLPSTLSPASVRNVMQDLEMLGLVQAPHTSAGRMPTELGLRFFVDAMLEFGDLAAADRARIDAQVRASSRTLEGVLTEASTLLSGLSRGAGVVVTTKRDPRLKHLEFVRLEPTRALVVLVAEDGAVENRVVDIPLGLPTSALVEASNYLNARLRGRTLAELQVETQKELEAGRAELDTLTARVVADGLASWGGSGEGLPQQLIVRGQANLLEDLKAADDLERIRLLFADIEAKKDLIDLLGRAEAGDGVRIFIGSENKLFSLSGSSMIAAPFRDASQQIVGVLGVIGPTRLNYARVVPMVDYTARVVGRLLGG comes from the coding sequence ATGTCCGCCATGACGCTCGTCACCTCCGGAGAGCTCGCCCAGCTCAACGAGCGCTCGCGCGAGATCTTCCGCCAGATCGTCGAGAGCTATCTCGCCACCGGCGAGCCGATCGGCTCGCGCAACATCTCGCGGCTGCTGCCCTCGACGCTGTCGCCCGCCTCGGTGCGCAACGTGATGCAGGACCTGGAGATGCTCGGCCTGGTGCAGGCGCCGCACACCAGCGCCGGGCGCATGCCGACGGAGCTGGGCCTGCGCTTCTTCGTCGATGCCATGCTGGAGTTCGGCGACCTCGCCGCCGCCGACCGGGCGCGGATCGATGCCCAGGTGCGGGCCTCCTCGCGCACCCTGGAAGGCGTGCTGACCGAGGCCTCCACCCTGCTCTCGGGCCTGTCGCGCGGCGCCGGCGTCGTCGTCACCACCAAGCGCGACCCGCGCCTCAAGCACCTCGAATTCGTGCGGCTGGAGCCGACGCGGGCCCTGGTCGTGCTGGTCGCCGAGGACGGGGCGGTGGAGAACCGGGTGGTCGACATCCCCCTCGGCCTGCCGACCTCGGCGCTGGTGGAGGCGTCGAACTATCTCAACGCCCGCCTGCGCGGCCGCACCCTGGCCGAGCTGCAGGTCGAGACGCAGAAGGAGCTGGAGGCGGGCCGGGCCGAGCTCGACACCCTGACGGCGCGCGTGGTCGCCGACGGGCTGGCGAGCTGGGGCGGCAGCGGCGAAGGCCTGCCGCAGCAGCTGATCGTGCGCGGCCAGGCCAATCTGCTCGAAGACCTCAAGGCGGCGGACGACCTGGAGCGCATCCGCCTGCTGTTCGCCGATATCGAGGCCAAGAAGGACCTGATCGACCTGCTCGGCCGGGCCGAGGCCGGCGACGGCGTGCGCATCTTCATCGGCTCGGAGAACAAGCTGTTCTCGCTCTCCGGCTCCTCGATGATCGCCGCCCCGTTCCGGGACGCCTCGCAGCAGATCGTCGGCGTGCTCGGCGTCATCGGCCCGACCCGGCTGAACTATGCCCGGGTGGTGCCGATGGTCGATTATACCGCCAGGGTGGTGGGGCGGCTCCTGGGCGGCTGA
- a CDS encoding DMT family transporter: MTDTPLTLPSHRPAAIASGDWLLLLALSVLWGGSFFFSKVALAEVPPLTMVLIRVGLAAAALLAVLRATGQTLPRQPSVWAAFFGMGFLNNLLPFSLIFWGQTQIASGLAAILNATTPLFTVVVAHWLTADEKATGGRVAGVLLGFAGVAAMIGPGLAGRLSGGVLGELACLGAALSYAFAGIFGRRFRRLGVPPLTTAFGQLAATTAMMLPIAALADGFWRLPMPSGTTWAALIALALASTALAYVIFFRLLGRIGATNLALVTFLIPVSAILLGGLVLGERLAPAQFAGMALIGLGLAAIDGRAWRLAKRRRGD; the protein is encoded by the coding sequence ATGACCGACACCCCGCTGACACTGCCCTCCCACCGCCCGGCCGCCATCGCCTCCGGCGACTGGCTGCTGCTCCTCGCCCTTTCGGTGCTGTGGGGCGGCTCCTTCTTCTTCTCCAAGGTGGCGCTCGCCGAGGTGCCGCCGCTGACCATGGTGCTGATCCGGGTCGGTCTGGCCGCCGCGGCCCTGCTGGCGGTGCTTCGGGCCACGGGCCAGACGCTGCCGCGCCAGCCTTCCGTCTGGGCCGCCTTCTTCGGCATGGGCTTCCTCAACAACCTCCTGCCGTTCAGCCTGATCTTCTGGGGCCAGACCCAGATCGCTTCGGGGCTGGCGGCGATCCTCAACGCCACCACGCCGCTGTTCACCGTGGTGGTCGCCCATTGGCTGACCGCGGACGAGAAGGCGACGGGCGGCCGGGTGGCCGGGGTGCTGCTCGGCTTCGCCGGCGTTGCCGCCATGATCGGGCCGGGCCTCGCCGGGCGGCTCTCCGGCGGCGTCCTCGGCGAGCTCGCCTGCCTCGGCGCGGCGCTGTCCTACGCCTTTGCCGGCATTTTCGGCCGGCGCTTCCGCCGCCTCGGCGTGCCGCCGCTGACCACCGCCTTCGGCCAGCTGGCCGCGACCACGGCGATGATGCTGCCGATCGCCGCCCTCGCCGACGGCTTCTGGCGGCTGCCGATGCCCTCCGGCACGACCTGGGCGGCGCTCATCGCCCTGGCGCTCGCCTCCACGGCGCTCGCCTATGTCATCTTCTTCCGTCTGCTCGGGCGCATCGGCGCCACAAACCTCGCGCTCGTCACCTTCCTGATCCCGGTCTCGGCCATCCTGCTCGGCGGGCTGGTGCTGGGCGAGCGCCTGGCGCCGGCGCAGTTCGCGGGCATGGCGCTGATCGGTCTCGGCCTCGCCGCGATCGACGGGCGGGCCTGGCGGCTGGCGAAGCGTCGTCGCGGGGATTGA
- the hisE gene encoding phosphoribosyl-ATP diphosphatase: protein MSDAIAHLYDSVLALRHAAPERSRTAKLFRDGMPKMAKKLAEEAAEVALDAVQGNRSAVILESADLLYNLCVLWAGAGIRPADVWAELARREKMMGVAEKLPKGPSLLQNVTAA from the coding sequence ATGTCGGACGCCATCGCCCATCTCTACGACAGCGTGCTCGCCTTGCGTCATGCCGCGCCCGAGCGATCGCGGACCGCCAAGCTGTTCCGCGACGGCATGCCGAAGATGGCCAAGAAGCTGGCGGAGGAGGCGGCCGAGGTGGCGCTCGACGCAGTGCAGGGCAACCGCTCCGCCGTGATCCTGGAGAGCGCCGACCTGCTCTACAATCTCTGCGTCCTCTGGGCCGGTGCCGGCATCAGGCCGGCGGATGTCTGGGCCGAGCTCGCCCGGCGCGAGAAGATGATGGGCGTCGCCGAGAAGCTGCCCAAGGGCCCGTCCCTGTTGCAGAACGTGACCGCGGCCTGA
- a CDS encoding cobyrinate a,c-diamide synthase, with amino-acid sequence MTAPGLLVAAPRSGSGKTTLVLGLLRALARTGTVVQPMKCGPDYIDPGFHAVAAGRTSRNLDGWAMRPALLDGLVAAASASADLVVCEALMGLFDGVAAPGATDDGSSAGIAARTGWPVLLVLDVSGQSQSAGAVAKGFATFRPDVAVAGVVLNKAASERHLALARRGIEAAGLPVVGALPRRPDLVLPERHLGLVQAEETPGLERILDDLADFVAAHVDLAAVRALAQPAAAGPAAPGAGLDPPGQRIALARDAAFSFVYPHLLEGWRAAGAEIVPFSPLADEAPDPGADIAWLPGGYPELHAGRLAANTRFLDGLRRFAATRPVHGECGGYMTLGRVLVDADGVPHAMAGLLDLETSFARRRMSLGYRHARLAVDGPLGRAGSALRGHEFHYATTLHAGDEAPFRVTDANGTDLGPMGGRRGLVTGSFFHVIDRAGTG; translated from the coding sequence ATGACCGCTCCCGGCCTCCTCGTCGCTGCTCCCCGCTCCGGCTCCGGCAAGACCACGCTGGTGCTCGGCCTCCTCAGGGCCCTCGCCCGCACCGGCACCGTCGTCCAGCCGATGAAGTGCGGGCCGGACTATATCGATCCCGGCTTCCACGCGGTGGCTGCAGGGCGCACCAGCCGCAATCTCGACGGCTGGGCCATGCGGCCGGCCCTGTTGGACGGGCTCGTTGCCGCAGCGTCCGCATCGGCCGATCTCGTGGTCTGCGAGGCGCTGATGGGCCTGTTCGACGGCGTCGCCGCGCCCGGCGCCACCGACGACGGCTCCTCCGCCGGCATCGCGGCGCGGACCGGCTGGCCGGTGCTGCTGGTGCTCGACGTCTCCGGCCAGAGCCAGTCGGCCGGGGCCGTGGCCAAGGGCTTCGCCACCTTCCGGCCCGATGTGGCGGTGGCGGGCGTGGTGCTCAACAAGGCGGCGAGCGAGCGCCACCTCGCCCTGGCGCGCCGCGGCATCGAGGCGGCCGGCCTCCCCGTGGTCGGCGCCCTGCCGCGCCGGCCCGATCTGGTGCTGCCCGAGCGCCATCTCGGTCTGGTCCAGGCCGAGGAGACGCCCGGGCTGGAGCGCATCCTCGACGACCTCGCCGACTTCGTCGCCGCCCATGTCGACCTTGCCGCGGTGCGCGCCCTGGCGCAACCGGCGGCGGCCGGTCCGGCGGCGCCGGGCGCCGGGCTCGATCCGCCGGGCCAGCGCATCGCCCTGGCGCGCGATGCCGCTTTCTCTTTCGTCTATCCCCATCTCCTGGAAGGCTGGCGCGCCGCCGGCGCCGAGATCGTGCCCTTCTCGCCGCTGGCGGACGAGGCGCCGGACCCCGGCGCCGACATCGCCTGGCTGCCGGGCGGCTATCCCGAGCTGCATGCCGGGCGGCTGGCGGCGAACACGCGCTTCCTCGACGGCCTGCGCCGCTTCGCCGCGACCCGGCCAGTGCACGGCGAGTGCGGCGGCTACATGACGCTCGGCCGGGTGCTGGTCGACGCCGACGGCGTGCCCCATGCCATGGCCGGCCTGCTCGACCTCGAGACCAGCTTCGCCAGGCGGCGCATGTCGCTGGGCTACCGCCATGCCCGCCTCGCCGTGGACGGCCCGCTCGGGCGGGCGGGCAGCGCCTTGCGCGGCCACGAGTTCCACTATGCGACGACGCTCCATGCCGGCGACGAGGCGCCGTTCCGGGTGACGGACGCCAACGGGACGGACCTCGGCCCGATGGGCGGCCGGCGCGGCCTGGTCACGGGCTCGTTCTTCCACGTGATCGACCGGGCAGGGACGGGGTAG
- a CDS encoding Hsp20 family protein: protein MSRVPTLNSPFLLGFDEIERALDRVAKSAGDGYPPYNIERVGSPDRPPERLRITLAVAGFTREELDVSVEENQLVIRGRQQDDKSRVFLHRGIAARQFQRTFLLADGMEVMGADLRNGLLSVDLIRPEPERVAKKIDIAVRD, encoded by the coding sequence ATGTCGCGCGTACCGACGCTGAATTCGCCCTTCCTGCTGGGCTTCGACGAGATCGAGCGGGCGCTCGATCGGGTCGCGAAGTCGGCGGGAGACGGCTATCCTCCCTACAATATCGAGCGCGTGGGCTCGCCCGACCGGCCGCCGGAGCGGCTGCGCATCACGCTCGCCGTCGCCGGCTTCACCCGCGAGGAGCTCGACGTATCGGTGGAGGAGAACCAGCTCGTCATCCGCGGCCGCCAGCAGGACGACAAGAGCCGCGTGTTCCTCCACCGCGGCATCGCCGCCCGCCAGTTCCAGCGCACCTTCCTCCTCGCCGACGGCATGGAGGTGATGGGCGCCGACCTCAGGAACGGGCTGCTGTCGGTCGATCTCATCCGGCCCGAGCCCGAACGGGTCGCCAAGAAGATCGACATCGCGGTCCGCGACTGA
- a CDS encoding DUF1150 domain-containing protein: MTQNDKSLAPTPEMLAALGAGHIAYVRPIMSEDAARLYPQVGEIRPGIKLFTLNAADGTPIMISDSREAAVANAWENELTPLAVH, from the coding sequence ATGACCCAGAACGACAAGTCTCTTGCGCCCACGCCGGAAATGCTGGCGGCCCTCGGCGCCGGCCACATCGCCTATGTCCGCCCGATCATGTCGGAGGACGCGGCGCGCCTCTATCCGCAGGTCGGCGAGATCCGTCCCGGCATCAAGCTGTTCACCCTCAACGCCGCCGACGGCACGCCGATCATGATCTCCGACTCCCGGGAGGCCGCGGTGGCGAACGCCTGGGAAAACGAGCTGACGCCGCTCGCCGTGCATTGA